The following is a genomic window from uncultured Draconibacterium sp..
ACCGGAATAGCAATAATTACCAGATCGGTATCACTTACCCCGTTTTCCAGCGTTTCAATCCGGTCTACCAATCCAATTTCTAAGGCTTTGGCAGCATTTTCTTCGCTGGCATCAACACCAATTAACTCGGTGGCAAACCCCGATTTTCGCAAATCGCGGGCAATTGATCCCCCAATTAATCCAAGTCCTATTACTGTTGTCTTCATTTATTTATTATGTTTATTTACTTCACTTTTAATCACAAAAAAAGGTCCCGAATTTTTCGAGACCTTTCTGTAAAATATTTTTAATTTAAACAATACCCTACTTCCTGACCCCGTTTTCAGAACCATAATAAAAATAAAAGTAGAAATAGTTATTGTTAAAATTCTTTGTCATTTCTTCAATTTCTGTCAACAAATATAGAGATATATTTTTGAAATGAAATTTTTATCCTGTTTTTACTCTTAATTTTGAAGCTAATATTTAAAATTTAGTTTTTAATTAACTTTTTTGTAAGCACAGTTTGCCCGTCTTGACTCACTTTCATTAGGTACATACCATTTCCGTATCCAGAGAGACTAATTTCATCGGAATACTCGCCAATCACTCCTTGTTCTTCTGTGGTATATATTTTTTGTCCTACAACGTTATAAAGTTCAATTTGAAGTTGTGACTCTTTCTGAACAGCTGAAATCTTCACCGTAATATTATCGGTAAAGGGATTTGGGTAAACGTTGATCTCTCCCGGCGACAACAAGGTAATATCGGCTGATACCGGTCGTTGAATCTCCAGATTATCAATTGCCCACCCCCAGCCTGTTGCGTAAGGATCGGAATACAACCGGAAACGAATCAGAATCGTATCACCGGCAACAAAGTAATCGTTATCGGTTAAAGTGATCGATCGATTTACAAACCAGTCGGCCGTCCCCATGGTTTCGGAGTCTTGTCCACCTCTTGGTATTCCTTTTTCGTAATTTGTTTGCCACACAGGCTGATCTGACGAATCGTAACCATCGGCAAGTGGATACCAGTTGTCTCCGTTATTTTTACTGCCCTCAACAATCACATAATCGTAAAAATCGCTGTCGCCATATACCGAAGTTGAGTCTCCCGGCTCAACCAAAACCACTTCCGTAAAGTTCATGGTTCCCTTATCTTTAATTATTATTGGTTTCTTCAGCAAGGTTGCAAACTCCAGTTCCCCGTTGTCAATTTCGGGCGCCGGATACGGATGTTGGCTATGCAGCGCTCCATTGTCGAAATCAGGAGCCGTATAAATATCAAAATCAGAAAGAAGGAAATCAGGTGTTTCTGAGTTAAAATCGTTTGAATAATAACTAACCGCACCAAAAATGTCCTCAATTTTAAACGAGAAATAGCTTTCTGCATCGGCTGGCAGTCTTGTGCTATTCGGAATGTTTGCTGCATCGATGGCAAAAATAGCATAAGTAATCTCATCTCCATCAGCTAAGGTATTCAGGTCAAAAGGGAAATTGCCAATATATTCATCTGCAAAATCTCTTTGCAATGCAAAAGGTTCCTGTGCTTCTCCATTGATAAAATATTGCACATAAGCTGTATCAACACCCAGATTATCGCTAATATCCGCAACCAACTGCTGCTCTTCATTCAATAATAGAAAATAATCAATTTCGTCGTGCGCAATAACAGGCTTTTGGGTATCGGTACCAACATGAATTGTATAAAACTCAGTTGATGCCAATGCAGGAGCAGTTCGCATGCGATTCATTGTGTCTTGTACTTCGATATAGTACGAGATTCTATCGGTACCAGCTTCGGGCACATAAGTTACTGAATACGTTCCGTCACCTTCCGTATCAATTAAATTAAGCGTATCCGAATGGCTTTTAAACTCGTCTAATGAATATATAACTTTAGGTGTTCCGGCTTTTACACCATAATCACTTTCAAACCATCCGCTAAAAACCAATGGTTTTAGTTCTTCAATATCTTTAACCTGATCGAAACGAATAAAGATATTCTTCCAACCAATATCGTCCATTATACCTTTGGTTATCGGGCCAGGATCATGAATGGCTTCGGCCATTCCGATGGCGTGGGTCATCAGCGAATTTTCACTTGTATGGCCATAGGTATTGTCATCCAAATGATAAATACTTGATCCGGCATTAAAAGTAAGCGGTGTATAAAGTTTTGGTTTAAGTCCATCATTCCTGTTTTGTGCAATAGTACTATTCGCATACAGATCATTTGAAATGAGTGCTCTTTTCAACTCACTGCTAACATTTTCAAAAAATGAAGTATCAACAAGCTGCTTTCCATCAATTTCTCCCTTTTCCACTAAAAGATCAAACGAAGTAGCTTCCCCAAACTCAATGTTTCCATAAGCTCCGTATTCGTTATTGCTATCAACAAAAAGGAAGCCGGTAAATCCAAGACCGTGACCAATTTCGTGCATTACAACAGAGACCAAATCGTAAAGAGTATTCGGGCAATTCATATCAGTACCATAATACCAGTCAATCTTGCTGCTAAAATTTGCGATCATATCGTAACGGCTCTCCCCATTCATCTCTCTTTTGGCAATTTTTTCGGCTATGGCAACCGGATAATAACGTCCTTTGAAAGGAGCATCCTTAAAATCTTTGTAATAGGCTTCGGGACCGCAATTGCCCAAAACATTCGTTTCCAAATTGTCGCTCCAGTTAGCTTGCATCCGTATTGGCACATCCGATTCAATAATCGACTCCCAGATACTAACAGCATAGGCAAACGCCTCCTGCGCCTCGGGTGTAAAATCGTTATAGTCGACTATTATTTCTGATTTTGCTGCTCCGGCTGATTTCAGAAGAAACTCGGCAGGCGGCGCTATTCGCACCCTTTCGACTTCGCCTGATCCGTAACAAACCGGATGTGGCACTTTTATGCTTTGGGTGTAACTCTTCATTTGTGCACTTGAGGATAGCGCTACAAGAATCAACAAACTTAACAATGTATAATACTTGCTCATTTTACTATTATAATAACACTTTTAGCGCAGTAAGTTTCATATTTAAAAAAACTTGGGCAACAAAAAGTTCATATAAATTAGACAAGAGTAAAAAAAATGCCGGAATTTTCATTCCGGCATTACCTAATTTAAGGTCGTAATACCAATCATCTAATATTCTAACCTTTGCGCTTTTTTCTCTCTTAGTAGTTTGTACAACACCACTAAGGATGTTACTAGTCCTGCAAATGCTGCAATAAAAGCAATCATTAATAAAGTTTCCATAGTTCTAATTTTTTATGATTTTTTGAGTAATTGTATTTAAATTATTATCTGATATACTTGCCATGTAAACTCCGGGAGCTACATTAGGAAGATCGATTTTTATTTTGCCTGAATAGGACGCATTGTAAAGTGTTTCGCGATGCACAGTTTTACCGTATAAGTCGGTAATCGTTACTTCAACATCATCTGCCACATCCGAGCGGAACCCGTCGATATAGATGCTGCTTTTAAACGGATTTGGGTAAATGCTTACCTCACTGGAAGCCAACTCTTCATTAACATCAGTGGTAACTTGCTGAATAGAGAGGTTATCGATAGCCCATCCCCAACCGGTAGTCGCTTTATCGGATGCTAACCGAAAACGAAAAATCACGGTGTCGCCTGCTTCAAAACCTGTGTTGTCAGTTAGGTTTATCGTTTGTTTCAGGAACATGTTCTCTGCTCCGGATGCCTGCGACACCGCACTTTTTAACGAACCTGTAAATTGCGAACTCCAAAGATCATCAACACTTGAGTCGTAACCATCTGTAATAGGTAACCAACTTTTTCCATTGTTTTTACTTGCCTCTACGATTACAAAATCCCAAAACTGCTCTTCGGTATAAACTGTTCCTTCTACGCCCGGTTCTACCAAAACTACCTCATCAAAACTCATTAGACCATTTTCTTCAAGAACAATCGGATATTTTAACTGGGCAAGCAGGTTGTATTTTTGATTATCGGTTTGTGATTCAGGATATGGATTTATAGTGTGCAAATTACCACTTGTGAAACCAGCCGGTAAGGTTACTTCAAAATCAGAAATTTCGAAATCGGTATTTGGCGAATCAAAATTATTAAAGTACCCAGTCAATGCTTCACTTGCTTCAAATACTGAAACGTTATAATATCCACTTGCTGGCATACGGCGTTGGTTCTCTCGCGATGTATTGTCGATAGCTACAATGCTATACTCAACAACATCGTCGCTAAATAATTGAGTAGGAAATTCGAGTTTCCCGGCGTAATTATCTGCACCCTTTTTTGATAAAATAAATGGTTCCTGATCTTGTCCGTTAATACGGTACTGAACCTCAACTCTGTTTATTCCAACATTATCGCTTGCAACAGCTGCAAAGTTCATTACAGGGCTATTTGCGTTTACCAGTTTTTCCGGATTATGCTGCAATACCGGTGGATAATAGTCGTCGCCTATGCGGAAACTAAGTTTTTGCTCCGGTGCACGTTCAGGATAGCTGTACACTACATTTCCTGTAGTTTTTGCCTCGTAGTAATAAAATATTTTACCAGTTGTGTTATTCAGTGGTAAATCTCCTTCAAACTGATTTGTATTGCTATTGTAGGCAAGACTTACTGTTTGTGATGTTGCAAAGTTATCGGTTGAAAAAGTGATTTTTACGGATGATTGATCGATATCCATTTCGCCTCCTACCTCAACAAACACAGGAAGTTTCTCACATGATTCTTCGAAATCCTTAATCTCGAACCCATCAAAACTAACCGACTTCCATCCCAACTGTGCCAAAACATCCATTGTTTTATCACCCGGGTAATGAATGGCTTCTCCTCTACTAATAAAAGGAGTCATCAATGCGTTAGCATCTCCCCCGCCAAATTCATTTTCAGGATAATGGTAAATACTTGTTCCAATGTTCCAGCTTTGAGGAGCATATACTTTTACCGATTCAGAATTACCCTGGTTTTTCAATACAAGGTTATTCGAAAGCAATTGCTCTGCAAGTGTTGCTGACGGACGTGAGAATAAATTCTCATCGGCAATTTGTTCGTTTTGCTGATTATAAACATATACATCGTAAATACTAGGAGCATTCGCGCTGTTGTCAATAATTCCCTGATTGTTTTCCACACCGAAGAAACCAATAAATCCCAAACCATGTACCAATTCGTGTAACACAACGGTTACAAAATCGTACTCGTTTGACGGACAATCTCCGTTGGTGCCAAAATACCAGTTAATTGAGCTGCTAAACGTACACTCAATATCGGCTTCTGTTCCGTTCAATTCTTTTTCGGCAAGTTTTTCAGCCAGCGCAACAGGATAATATACATTACCGAGTCTTGCTCCTTTAAAATTACGGTACATACTGCCTGGTGCACTACTCGCCAATACATTATTTCCCAACCCGTTCCATGTTGCTCGTACTTTAACCGGTACGGGCGACGAAATCAAGTTCTCGTAAATTGATACGGCGTACAAAAATGCAGGTTTTGCATTTTCAGGAAAGTTCACAAACTCCACCTGAAAATCGGAATTTAATACCGATCCGGATTTTAAGTTTGTTTCATGGGGTGCAATAAATGATTTTTTACTCTCTTCGGAAGCAATGTTAATCGGGGCATTGATCTTTTTGATCCTTTCCTGATCGGATTGCTCAGCCCTGGCATAAAAAGCGCCAACTAATACCAGGGCGGTAATAATTAAATGTCTCATTACAATTTTAAATTAGGGTTTGTAAAAATTGTCATGCCTAAATCTCAATTTGCGCAAAGGTCATTTCGGCATGTTTTTAGGAAACTTACGTTGCGGTGTACCTGTTTCAATTGGGTTTGTTTGTTATTGAAACAGTGGGTTTGTAACCCGCGTTGCTTATTCCCTAAGACTTTTTTTTCAGTAAACAAAGAACTTAATCTTCTTGGAAAACGACTTCTATATTTGTCCTCTAACGTTCATTACAAAGAACCTGACTTTTAATCAAATGCCCTAATTATTGTTGCTGATTGGCTGGCCGCTGATTGACCAAAATTAACTGCTGAAAAGCTGATGATTTTTTCAAATCCTTAAACCGAAATCCGAAATCGGCATGTTTTGCTGAGAAGAAGGGTTTATTTTTCTTAGACCATTTGTCTAACCTTTACCCACAAAGCTCTCATACTTTTTTACTCAGCAATTCTCAATCGAAATCTTTTCCGCTCCTTATCGTTCTGCCTGAATTTTTGGTTCCTGACATGATTTACCGGGTTTGTAATGTAAATCATTGGGTTTGTAGAAACCTCGATTCTACACCAATAAGTTTCGCTTAACTGCGATTAGTAATTAAATTTTTTTCTGTTGATTACAGCGTCCTCAATAATTAAATGGTTTTGTTTCATTACAACACAAATTAGGTTCTAACTTCTCAATTACAAATAATGAAACATTCGTTTGAATCCGGGAAATCTTTTACAAAACTCTTGCACAAACGAATACATATTGAGTAAGCAAAAAATCCGTTTTACACACATTTTAATGATGTAAAGCGGTGGGTTTGTAATTTACTTCCACAAAATATCCACCCTGTAACAAGGTTTCTTAACGCAAAAAATTCAACTTTTGATTTTAAAATTTGATGATTGATGTTGTGTTGAAAATCAAAAGCGCCAGTCAAAGAACGGTTCTATATTTATGGGTTTGTAGGTGTAAATGTAGGAATTAATTTAAATAAACCAAATTTTTTTTCATAAGTTTAGCTCGATAACAAAATTTAAGATTGTCTTTTTTATGAACTTTTTATCAACAACCTTATTCTCTATTGCTCTGCTGATTAGCCTCCCGGCACAAAAAAAAGAACAAAAACTTTACGATGAACTTTACCGGCCACAATTCCATTTTACGCCGGAAAAGAACTGGCATAACGATCCGAACGGGCTGGTTTTTTACGATAATGAATACCACATGTTTTATCAATATAACCCAAACGGAAACGAATGGGGATACATGCACTGGGGCCATACTATAAGTACCGATTTACTTCATTGGCAACAACTTCCGCTTGCCGTTTACCCCGATGAAGGCTCGACCGACAAAGAAAGATGCACCGCCTATTCAGGCTCAGCAATTGTTGATGAAAACAACCTGCTTGGCAAACAAAGCGGAAGCAACAAAACACTGGTGGCTTTTTATACCAGCCAGCATTGCGGACAGCGCATTGCCTACAGCACAGATAAAGGTAGAACCTGGGAGAAATACGAAGGCAATCCAATAATTCCGTTAGATGAAAATGACGATGCCCGCGACCCAAAAGTATTCTGGCACGAAGGAAGTGGAAAATGGGTAATGGCACTTTACCGCAAGTCGGGCGACGACGAAAGCACCAAGGGAGTTTCGTTTTATACTTCTACAAATCTTACTGACTGGAGTTGGGAAAGTCATATTAATGGTTTTTACGAGTGCCCCGACCTGGTAAAATTCCAGGTTACCAACCGTCCCGATGAAACCAAATGGGTACTTTTCGATGGCGACGGTAGCTATTTTATTGGCAGTTTCGATGGCAAATCATTTATCCCTGAAACAGCAAAAATGAAAAGCGATTGGGGAAAAAATTATTACGCCACACAAACCTGGAGCAATATTCCCGAGTCGGATGGCCGCATTATACAAATTGCATGGATGCGAGGCGGTAAATTTCCTGATATGCCTTTTAACGGACAAATGTCGTTTCCTTGCGAACTGTCGGTTACCAAATTCGATTATGGCTACCAACTCGTACGCAAACCAATTTCAGAAATTGAAAAATTGCATAGCAAGCATTATTCGTGGGAAGACAAAAACGTTTACCCCGGGCTTAACGACAACAAACTAAAAAAGGTATCGGGCGATTGCCTGCACATTATTGGCGAATTTGACCTGAAAACAACCGATAATTTTGGTTTTATGCTTCGCAACAGCAACAAGTCGGCCGGAACAGAGATTCTGTATAATGCAAAACGGGAAACGCTAACCGTACTTGGTTGCACCGTACCACTTCCGCCTGTAAACCATACAATTAAACTGGAAATATTGCTTGACCGCTCCTCTATTGAAATATTTGCCAACGACGGAAAAAAAGTGATTAGCAACTGTTTCACTCCAGCCGAAAAAGCAACCGACGTTATACTTTTCACCAACGGCGGAGAACTGGGAATTAACAAAATCGATGTTTACGAAATGAATTCAATCTGGGAAGAAGAATAAAATGGTGAAACACATTAAAACAATAATAGTTAGCCTGGTAATGATTTTACCAATGGTATTAAACGCACAGGAACAAAAGATTTACGATACCACAGCTGATGCAAAACAAGACATCGCTGAAGCTGTTGAAGCAGCACAAAAATCAAACAAACATGTATTTCTGCAAATTGGCGGAAACTGGTGCCCGTGGTGTATCAAATTTCACAATTTCGTTCATGATAATGAAGAGCTCAGTTCATTTATGAAAGACAACTTTGAGGTAGTAAAAGTAAACTACGATCAAAACAACCGCCAGGAAGAACTGCTGCAAGAACTTGAATTTCCACAACGTTTCGGATTCCCTGTTTTTGTTATACTTGATGCATCGGGTAAACGTATCCACACGCAAAACTCGGCCTTTTTAGAAAAGGATAAAAGTTACGACAAAGACAAGATCCTACATTTTCTAAAAAACTGGTCGCCAACTGCTTTAGATCCGGCGCTGTACAAAAAATAATCAGAAAAACATTGTAATTAGCTGCACACAAATAATCAGCAGTACCATTGCCACCGGATAAACCGTGGCATAGGCTATGGAGTGCGCGTTAGAGTCGGTCATAGAATCGGCAGCTGCCAGCCCGGGAGTACTTGTCATACTTCCACTGATGGCTCCCAAAAGAGTCAGAATATTCATCTTAAATAAATACTTCCCGAAAATACCTGCCGCAATCATTGGCAAAATGGTAATGGCGCCCCCGCACAAAAACAGCTCAATTCCGTATTGATTAAATGTTTCCACAATTTTTTGCCCGGCACCTGTTCCAACCGCTGCCAAAAACAGCAATAAACCAAACTGACGAACCAGCTGGTTCGCGGCACCTGTCATAGTCCATAGCACGGGACCGGTTTTACCAATACGGCTTAGTACCAATGCCACAATAAGTACTCCCCCGGTAAGCCCCAGGCTGAAAGAAAAAGTTCCCATTGCAATACTGATTTTTCCAACCAGTACTCCAAGAATAATTCCGAGAGCTACCGGCAAAATATCGGTGTCGGATAAACGTTTCTGGTCGTTGCCAAATATTTTTGAAACCATATCCATGTTGGCACGGCTACTGGCAATTACCAGCTTATCGCCAAAATGCAGTTTCGAGTCAGGACTTGGAACAATATTAATACCTGCACGGCGAATACGGGTGATGGTTGCACCATAAGTATATAGCAAATTAATCTGCCCAATAGTTTTATTCACCACTTCTTTATTGGTAACCAATACTGATCGCACATCGTATTTTGCATCTATTGAAATTTCCTGTTCTGTTTGCGAACCGATCAATAACTCCACATTTCTTAGTGCTTCCTCGGTCCCTACAGCTTTTATAAAATCACCTTTCAGCAATAAAGTCTTAGGGTTAGGAGTAACTGCAACGCCATCGTGCACCACGCGTGAAACTACTGCTTTGGTCATAAACCGGATGCGCAACTCACCTATCGTTTTGCCAACAACATTTTCGTTTTCAACCACAAAATTGCGCCTAATTACCTCCGGAAATTCATCTTTCAAAACCGCAAGATGTTCTTCTTCAGCTTTAGCAATTGAAGTGCCCAATATTTTTGGAAGGAAACGAATGAACAAAATTACCCCTATTACACCAAAAGGATACCCCACACCATAACCGATGGAAGCCAGCGGCGAGCCAGTATAATCAATTGCCGCAGCTAAACCTGGCGTACTGGTTAACGAACCGGTTAATAATCCAACCGCAATATTGGAATCAATTTTAAAAATTGAGATAACAAGAACAGTTATTACAGAGGCCAGCACAATAAGCAACGAGGCAAATCCGGCCAGTTGCCTCCCTTCTTTCTTAAACGACTCGAAGAAACCGGGACCTGCCTGAATTCCAATAGTAAAAATAAACAGCACCAAACCGAGGTACTGAAAATCTTTTGGAATAACAACACCGTAGTGACCAAAAACAAGGGCTACAAAAATTACTGCCGAGACATCAAGCGACAGACCAAAAACCTTGATCCGGCCAACGATAAAGCCCAATGCAATAATTACAAAGAGAGCAAAATAACTATTTCCGAGAAGTTCCATTTATGCTAAGTTTGGTACAAAGGTAAGTAATAGTTTTTGGGACTAACAAGCATTGAAGCCGAGATACATCCCGATTTAATGTTAACTACAAAAACAAAAAAACCGGATAAAACTTATCCGGTCACTCTATAATTATGTCCCAATTTATGGCAGTAAAAAGCTAAAATCGTCGCCGGCTTTTAACTCGTAAGGCTCCTGTCCTTTTTTAAAGATACGACAACTCCTCTCTCCTATAAGCTCCAATTTATCGTCTTCCACTTTAAACATGGTTCCTTCGCGCAACCCTGCCACGTAACACGTTGGATTAACCTCAAGGAATTCAGCTATTCGCTGCTCACGGGTTTCTCCTCCATGCCCTTCAGGATTGGCATCCAGGTAGTGCGGATTGATCTGGAACGGTACCATATTTATACAGTCAAATCCCAGCGGATCGATGATTGGCATATCGTTGGTGGTGCGCAATGTTGGGCAGGCCACGTTCGATCCGGCACTCCAGCCAATGTACGGAGCTCCGTTGTATACGCGTTCGCGAATCGGGTTCATTAACTTCTGATCATGCATCATACGCACCAGTTGCCAGGTGTTTCCACCACCAACAACAATGGCTTCGGCTTCTTCAATTGCTTTCACCGGATTTTTAAATGTATGAATACCTTTAATGTGATGCCCCACTTCGGCAAAACGCTCTTCCACTTTTTCGCAATAGGTATCAAACGAAAAAGTAACGGCTGCATACGGAATAAAAACTGCAGTTACCGACTCTTCGCCCAGAATTTTTTTTATCTCGTTTTTCGGATAATCCAGGTAAGGTTCGCCCGGCATCGTTGAGTTGCTTATCAGTAATAACTTCATTTCTTTTTTGACCAATTTATTATGGCCGAAAGAACTGAAATCTTACGGATTTTTCCAATGATAAATCCAGGTTTTTCAGAAATTTTCATTCATACATATCACCCAAATCGCAAGCTGCTAATTCCACAAAATAATCTGCTATTAGTGTGGTTACATCGTCCACAAACTTCTTACCTTTTTCGGCAGTGGCTTTTTTGGGGTTTCCAACACCAGTGTCGGCCGAAACTTTATCCCACTGACGGGGTGCCCAGGCCGTTTTATTTTTTAGCCCTCCCAATTTAAAGGCTCTTGCTTTTCCATCGCCAGCCTCATCAAGCGGCCTTACCAAGTCGGGAAAAAAATGCATAATCATACTTGTTTCCATTTCGTTAGCATGGTCACCGGCTTTCTCAAAATAATCCTCCTGATTGAGCATCCGAAACCACTCTACGAGCGAAATAAACACATCGGGAAACTGAGGTTGTAGTTCGCGCACCAGCGGCTTAAAATCATTTCCGCCATGACCATTCATCAGCACCAGCTTTTTTATTCCCTGACAACTTAGAGCAGTTAACAAGTCTTTCAAAATTACAAGTTGCGTAGATGGTTTGGTGTGCAAACAAAACGGCATATCAATCTGCCCCATGTTTTGTGCGCCCAGCGGAATTACCGGAAGCACCATTATTTTTGCGCCTTTTTCCCAGGCCTTACCCGCTGCCTGCTCGGCAATTTTAGCCGTCTCCAGCGAATCCGTTCCATAGGGCAAATGGTAGTTGTGTGGCTCGGTGGCTCCCCAAGGCAAAATAGCCACGTCGTATTTCTGAGTTTTGAC
Proteins encoded in this region:
- a CDS encoding glycoside hydrolase family 32 protein, whose amino-acid sequence is MNFLSTTLFSIALLISLPAQKKEQKLYDELYRPQFHFTPEKNWHNDPNGLVFYDNEYHMFYQYNPNGNEWGYMHWGHTISTDLLHWQQLPLAVYPDEGSTDKERCTAYSGSAIVDENNLLGKQSGSNKTLVAFYTSQHCGQRIAYSTDKGRTWEKYEGNPIIPLDENDDARDPKVFWHEGSGKWVMALYRKSGDDESTKGVSFYTSTNLTDWSWESHINGFYECPDLVKFQVTNRPDETKWVLFDGDGSYFIGSFDGKSFIPETAKMKSDWGKNYYATQTWSNIPESDGRIIQIAWMRGGKFPDMPFNGQMSFPCELSVTKFDYGYQLVRKPISEIEKLHSKHYSWEDKNVYPGLNDNKLKKVSGDCLHIIGEFDLKTTDNFGFMLRNSNKSAGTEILYNAKRETLTVLGCTVPLPPVNHTIKLEILLDRSSIEIFANDGKKVISNCFTPAEKATDVILFTNGGELGINKIDVYEMNSIWEEE
- a CDS encoding T9SS type A sorting domain-containing protein, with the protein product MSKYYTLLSLLILVALSSSAQMKSYTQSIKVPHPVCYGSGEVERVRIAPPAEFLLKSAGAAKSEIIVDYNDFTPEAQEAFAYAVSIWESIIESDVPIRMQANWSDNLETNVLGNCGPEAYYKDFKDAPFKGRYYPVAIAEKIAKREMNGESRYDMIANFSSKIDWYYGTDMNCPNTLYDLVSVVMHEIGHGLGFTGFLFVDSNNEYGAYGNIEFGEATSFDLLVEKGEIDGKQLVDTSFFENVSSELKRALISNDLYANSTIAQNRNDGLKPKLYTPLTFNAGSSIYHLDDNTYGHTSENSLMTHAIGMAEAIHDPGPITKGIMDDIGWKNIFIRFDQVKDIEELKPLVFSGWFESDYGVKAGTPKVIYSLDEFKSHSDTLNLIDTEGDGTYSVTYVPEAGTDRISYYIEVQDTMNRMRTAPALASTEFYTIHVGTDTQKPVIAHDEIDYFLLLNEEQQLVADISDNLGVDTAYVQYFINGEAQEPFALQRDFADEYIGNFPFDLNTLADGDEITYAIFAIDAANIPNSTRLPADAESYFSFKIEDIFGAVSYYSNDFNSETPDFLLSDFDIYTAPDFDNGALHSQHPYPAPEIDNGELEFATLLKKPIIIKDKGTMNFTEVVLVEPGDSTSVYGDSDFYDYVIVEGSKNNGDNWYPLADGYDSSDQPVWQTNYEKGIPRGGQDSETMGTADWFVNRSITLTDNDYFVAGDTILIRFRLYSDPYATGWGWAIDNLEIQRPVSADITLLSPGEINVYPNPFTDNITVKISAVQKESQLQIELYNVVGQKIYTTEEQGVIGEYSDEISLSGYGNGMYLMKVSQDGQTVLTKKLIKN
- a CDS encoding TrkA C-terminal domain-containing protein translates to MELLGNSYFALFVIIALGFIVGRIKVFGLSLDVSAVIFVALVFGHYGVVIPKDFQYLGLVLFIFTIGIQAGPGFFESFKKEGRQLAGFASLLIVLASVITVLVISIFKIDSNIAVGLLTGSLTSTPGLAAAIDYTGSPLASIGYGVGYPFGVIGVILFIRFLPKILGTSIAKAEEEHLAVLKDEFPEVIRRNFVVENENVVGKTIGELRIRFMTKAVVSRVVHDGVAVTPNPKTLLLKGDFIKAVGTEEALRNVELLIGSQTEQEISIDAKYDVRSVLVTNKEVVNKTIGQINLLYTYGATITRIRRAGINIVPSPDSKLHFGDKLVIASSRANMDMVSKIFGNDQKRLSDTDILPVALGIILGVLVGKISIAMGTFSFSLGLTGGVLIVALVLSRIGKTGPVLWTMTGAANQLVRQFGLLLFLAAVGTGAGQKIVETFNQYGIELFLCGGAITILPMIAAGIFGKYLFKMNILTLLGAISGSMTSTPGLAAADSMTDSNAHSIAYATVYPVAMVLLIICVQLITMFF
- a CDS encoding thioredoxin family protein, whose amino-acid sequence is MVKHIKTIIVSLVMILPMVLNAQEQKIYDTTADAKQDIAEAVEAAQKSNKHVFLQIGGNWCPWCIKFHNFVHDNEELSSFMKDNFEVVKVNYDQNNRQEELLQELEFPQRFGFPVFVILDASGKRIHTQNSAFLEKDKSYDKDKILHFLKNWSPTALDPALYKK
- a CDS encoding T9SS type A sorting domain-containing protein, whose product is MRHLIITALVLVGAFYARAEQSDQERIKKINAPINIASEESKKSFIAPHETNLKSGSVLNSDFQVEFVNFPENAKPAFLYAVSIYENLISSPVPVKVRATWNGLGNNVLASSAPGSMYRNFKGARLGNVYYPVALAEKLAEKELNGTEADIECTFSSSINWYFGTNGDCPSNEYDFVTVVLHELVHGLGFIGFFGVENNQGIIDNSANAPSIYDVYVYNQQNEQIADENLFSRPSATLAEQLLSNNLVLKNQGNSESVKVYAPQSWNIGTSIYHYPENEFGGGDANALMTPFISRGEAIHYPGDKTMDVLAQLGWKSVSFDGFEIKDFEESCEKLPVFVEVGGEMDIDQSSVKITFSTDNFATSQTVSLAYNSNTNQFEGDLPLNNTTGKIFYYYEAKTTGNVVYSYPERAPEQKLSFRIGDDYYPPVLQHNPEKLVNANSPVMNFAAVASDNVGINRVEVQYRINGQDQEPFILSKKGADNYAGKLEFPTQLFSDDVVEYSIVAIDNTSRENQRRMPASGYYNVSVFEASEALTGYFNNFDSPNTDFEISDFEVTLPAGFTSGNLHTINPYPESQTDNQKYNLLAQLKYPIVLEENGLMSFDEVVLVEPGVEGTVYTEEQFWDFVIVEASKNNGKSWLPITDGYDSSVDDLWSSQFTGSLKSAVSQASGAENMFLKQTINLTDNTGFEAGDTVIFRFRLASDKATTGWGWAIDNLSIQQVTTDVNEELASSEVSIYPNPFKSSIYIDGFRSDVADDVEVTITDLYGKTVHRETLYNASYSGKIKIDLPNVAPGVYMASISDNNLNTITQKIIKN
- the pepE gene encoding dipeptidase PepE, whose protein sequence is MKLLLISNSTMPGEPYLDYPKNEIKKILGEESVTAVFIPYAAVTFSFDTYCEKVEERFAEVGHHIKGIHTFKNPVKAIEEAEAIVVGGGNTWQLVRMMHDQKLMNPIRERVYNGAPYIGWSAGSNVACPTLRTTNDMPIIDPLGFDCINMVPFQINPHYLDANPEGHGGETREQRIAEFLEVNPTCYVAGLREGTMFKVEDDKLELIGERSCRIFKKGQEPYELKAGDDFSFLLP
- a CDS encoding creatininase family protein, giving the protein MNAKPYVLEQTNWKQVKTQKYDVAILPWGATEPHNYHLPYGTDSLETAKIAEQAAGKAWEKGAKIMVLPVIPLGAQNMGQIDMPFCLHTKPSTQLVILKDLLTALSCQGIKKLVLMNGHGGNDFKPLVRELQPQFPDVFISLVEWFRMLNQEDYFEKAGDHANEMETSMIMHFFPDLVRPLDEAGDGKARAFKLGGLKNKTAWAPRQWDKVSADTGVGNPKKATAEKGKKFVDDVTTLIADYFVELAACDLGDMYE